One genomic segment of Desulfovibrio sp. UCD-KL4C includes these proteins:
- a CDS encoding FeoA domain-containing protein: MTTPLDKALIETPLILRAIVNENLKNSLQHMGLHIGSELEILSEDSALHPVRVKGPSGEVLLAAGMASKVITHHDDGHITPVFEMNPGEKGHIEGLTSGSHLEKSLKILGLSEGDDIELIRCLPPMEYKAVIDGKQCSLTEGMAAKIWGECDEELCQLATCGKGRPFKVKEILGGPRAVQTISGTGIKPGSIITLESVQPAKEICMENGQRIIIRSKEGLRLHLRRDQAAGLLVENKE; the protein is encoded by the coding sequence ATGACCACCCCACTAGACAAAGCCTTAATTGAAACCCCTCTTATACTCCGAGCAATTGTTAATGAAAATCTCAAAAACAGCCTACAACACATGGGGTTGCATATAGGAAGTGAACTGGAGATTCTATCGGAAGATTCAGCTCTTCACCCGGTCAGAGTCAAAGGCCCGAGTGGCGAAGTACTCTTGGCCGCAGGCATGGCTTCAAAAGTTATAACCCATCATGATGACGGGCATATAACACCTGTATTTGAAATGAATCCCGGAGAAAAAGGGCATATTGAAGGATTAACTTCCGGTTCACACCTTGAAAAAAGTTTAAAAATATTGGGACTAAGCGAAGGTGATGACATTGAACTTATCCGCTGCCTGCCTCCTATGGAATATAAAGCAGTTATAGACGGGAAGCAATGCAGCCTGACTGAAGGTATGGCCGCAAAAATATGGGGAGAATGCGACGAAGAATTATGTCAGCTCGCCACTTGCGGCAAAGGACGTCCATTTAAAGTAAAAGAGATTCTTGGAGGACCAAGAGCAGTTCAAACCATAAGCGGAACAGGAATCAAACCCGGTTCAATCATCACTCTTGAATCTGTTCAACCTGCAAAAGAAATATGCATGGAGAACGGGCAGCGGATAATCATCCGCAGCAAAGAAGGTTTGAGGTTGCATCTGCGCCGTGACCAAGCCGCAGGATTACTCGTCGAAAACAAAGAATAA
- a CDS encoding YtxH domain-containing protein, whose product MTDNNYDYTYYNQDPRLINDQQQVDVATQVQPVQAPIKSWVNVTDSRYLKGFAVGAAVAIVASNPTVQKAVVSGSVKLWAALQGGIEEAKEKLQDIKAEVDQS is encoded by the coding sequence ATGACTGACAATAATTATGACTACACATATTACAATCAAGATCCCAGACTTATTAACGACCAACAGCAAGTGGATGTTGCAACACAGGTGCAGCCAGTGCAGGCCCCTATTAAAAGCTGGGTAAATGTCACAGATTCACGCTACTTGAAAGGCTTTGCCGTAGGAGCAGCAGTCGCAATCGTAGCCTCAAACCCTACGGTTCAAAAAGCAGTTGTCTCCGGTTCCGTCAAACTATGGGCAGCGCTTCAGGGCGGAATTGAAGAAGCAAAAGAAAAACTTCAAGATATCAAAGCTGAAGTGGATCAGTCTTAA
- a CDS encoding MarR family transcriptional regulator, with amino-acid sequence MTTAPHIIDVLVKILQQADAFKHGREELFAAINLTEIHCIHWIGSIDRPNATKISNKMDMTRGAISKISKKLLNKNFIETYQKPTNNKEIYFQLTETGQEMYDEHKACHEHARQEKLSILKNYSEDEQATILNFLKDIYRHIDHNQTCKTTKDIPSID; translated from the coding sequence ATGACAACCGCTCCACATATTATTGATGTTTTAGTAAAAATTCTTCAACAAGCCGATGCTTTTAAACACGGACGTGAAGAACTCTTTGCTGCGATCAATCTTACTGAAATCCATTGTATCCACTGGATAGGTTCAATTGACCGTCCAAACGCTACAAAAATATCTAATAAAATGGATATGACTCGAGGGGCAATCAGTAAAATCAGCAAAAAGTTACTAAACAAAAATTTTATAGAAACATATCAAAAGCCTACAAATAATAAAGAAATTTATTTTCAACTAACTGAAACAGGGCAAGAAATGTATGATGAACATAAGGCCTGCCATGAACATGCTAGGCAAGAGAAATTATCCATTTTAAAAAATTACAGCGAAGACGAACAAGCTACAATTTTAAATTTTCTCAAAGATATCTATCGCCATATTGATCACAACCAGACTTGTAAGACTACAAAAGATATTCCATCCATCGATTAA
- a CDS encoding Fur family transcriptional regulator: MLNPQHIFLDYLLENKMAVTEQRRVVLEVFLDANEHCSCEELYLEVIKKDSTISSATVYRTVKLLVESGVAGQLCFGDGVLRLEPRFNKPHHDHLVCVNCRKKIDVVDERIEKLQQCLAEKYGFVFNRHKMILYGVCSDCRKK, from the coding sequence GTGCTTAATCCTCAACATATTTTTTTAGACTACTTGTTAGAAAATAAAATGGCAGTAACAGAGCAACGTAGAGTTGTGTTGGAAGTTTTTTTAGATGCAAATGAACACTGTTCCTGTGAGGAGCTGTATCTGGAAGTAATTAAGAAAGATTCGACTATTAGCTCAGCAACTGTTTACAGGACTGTTAAGCTATTGGTTGAGAGCGGGGTTGCCGGGCAATTATGTTTTGGAGATGGAGTTTTACGATTAGAACCTCGTTTTAACAAGCCGCATCACGATCACCTTGTCTGCGTTAATTGTAGGAAAAAAATTGATGTTGTGGATGAGCGTATAGAAAAATTGCAGCAATGTTTAGCCGAAAAATATGGATTTGTATTTAATAGGCACAAAATGATTTTATATGGGGTTTGTTCTGACTGCCGTAAAAAGTAG
- a CDS encoding cation-translocating P-type ATPase has product MKKQHQKAHIKHSIPGRIRVRIPELKKNNLLCATLEKNLERVQGIKQTRTNTKCASLIIHYNVKIASPEMLTNAVDDIISIHTTELCPIKDTKECGCPQVRSSLRYFSFISAIGGAVLVSESLLGLTISQTLFSPLGAITILAAVPLVKEAVKKIREKKFGLEGMLAGGIIAAVVAGEALTAFEIMWINAGADFLTAWITERSRRAISGILDNTTHHTFILKDEVEIEVEINNLQKGDIVVLHTGEKICVDGIIVDGQGLINEAPITGRADFIHKKKDDKVFSGTFVREGVIYIKAEEVGDKTYLSRILHKVEDSLENKTEIESTADKLSVRLIKIGLGATIGTLLITTDPWRAFTVLLVMACPCATVLSASTPISAAINTAARHNILIKGGRYLEEIGQCDIACFDKTGTLTESEPSLEVIYAVKGIEESEILTYAFSVETHNHHPLAQAIKTEADKHEISPLPHTVCEYFLGKGMRAELCDKTGNPAEILVGNKKLTEQFDVRIGLLSRNVSTLKNKGLTVLYVIKDKAPIGLLAFANTVRKESSAVLKSLEHGGIDRTVLVTGDEPATATHLAQILDIKEIHSSAMPEEKAELVKSLQTINTKVMMVGDGINDALALAQADVGIAMGTGGAEVAVEAADIALVNDDLSGLVYVQKLSQDTIKIAHQNFWLATGSNIVGVVMGATGVLTPVMAGMLHILHTLGVIANSSRLLSHSPQPLELKSGKINELS; this is encoded by the coding sequence GTGAAAAAGCAACATCAAAAAGCTCATATCAAACATTCAATACCGGGACGCATTAGAGTTAGAATCCCTGAACTAAAAAAAAATAACTTACTTTGCGCGACTCTTGAAAAAAATCTTGAACGAGTTCAAGGCATTAAGCAGACAAGAACAAATACAAAATGCGCCAGCCTAATCATCCACTACAATGTAAAAATAGCTTCCCCTGAAATGCTGACTAATGCTGTTGACGATATTATTTCCATACACACAACCGAACTTTGCCCGATTAAAGATACAAAGGAATGCGGATGCCCACAAGTTCGCAGCTCACTACGCTATTTTTCATTTATTTCAGCCATTGGCGGAGCTGTACTGGTAAGTGAATCTCTGCTTGGCCTCACTATCAGCCAGACCCTTTTCAGCCCTCTTGGAGCAATAACCATTCTTGCAGCAGTTCCCTTAGTTAAGGAAGCTGTAAAAAAAATTCGTGAAAAAAAATTCGGACTGGAAGGAATGCTTGCAGGAGGAATTATCGCTGCGGTTGTCGCTGGTGAAGCCCTGACAGCTTTTGAGATCATGTGGATAAATGCGGGCGCAGACTTTTTGACCGCATGGATAACCGAACGTTCCCGCAGAGCTATATCCGGTATTTTAGACAACACAACCCACCACACTTTCATACTTAAAGACGAAGTTGAAATAGAAGTAGAAATAAACAATCTTCAAAAAGGCGATATTGTTGTTCTGCATACGGGTGAAAAAATTTGTGTTGATGGAATAATTGTCGATGGACAAGGACTTATAAATGAAGCGCCGATTACAGGAAGAGCCGACTTTATTCATAAGAAAAAAGATGACAAAGTTTTTTCAGGTACTTTTGTTCGCGAGGGAGTTATCTACATTAAGGCCGAAGAAGTCGGCGATAAGACCTACCTTTCCCGCATTCTACACAAAGTGGAAGATTCCCTCGAAAACAAAACTGAAATTGAATCCACTGCGGATAAACTTTCCGTTCGCCTAATTAAAATAGGTTTAGGCGCAACTATCGGAACCCTTCTCATTACCACTGATCCATGGCGAGCATTTACTGTACTATTAGTTATGGCGTGCCCATGCGCAACAGTTCTTTCAGCCTCTACTCCTATCAGCGCCGCAATAAATACTGCAGCGCGACATAATATCCTTATTAAGGGTGGACGCTATCTTGAAGAAATAGGACAGTGCGATATTGCTTGTTTTGACAAGACCGGAACTCTCACTGAAAGTGAACCAAGCTTGGAAGTCATTTACGCAGTAAAAGGAATCGAAGAATCTGAAATACTAACTTATGCGTTCTCAGTTGAAACACATAATCACCATCCACTGGCACAAGCTATTAAGACTGAAGCCGATAAGCACGAAATATCTCCCCTTCCCCATACCGTTTGTGAATATTTTCTTGGCAAAGGGATGCGAGCTGAGCTTTGCGACAAAACAGGAAATCCAGCAGAAATTCTTGTAGGCAACAAAAAATTAACTGAACAATTTGATGTTCGTATAGGTCTGCTCAGCCGTAATGTCTCCACTCTTAAAAATAAAGGCCTCACAGTTTTATATGTAATCAAAGATAAAGCTCCTATAGGACTACTGGCTTTTGCCAATACCGTGCGCAAGGAATCTTCCGCAGTACTCAAATCCCTTGAACACGGGGGAATAGACAGAACAGTACTGGTCACCGGAGATGAACCTGCAACAGCAACACATCTTGCTCAGATTTTGGATATAAAGGAAATCCACTCCTCGGCTATGCCTGAAGAAAAGGCTGAATTGGTAAAATCCTTACAAACTATCAATACAAAAGTTATGATGGTTGGAGACGGCATCAACGATGCGCTAGCCCTTGCACAGGCTGATGTAGGTATTGCCATGGGAACAGGAGGAGCGGAAGTGGCTGTTGAAGCGGCCGACATTGCACTTGTCAATGATGATTTGAGCGGTCTGGTTTATGTGCAAAAGCTCAGCCAGGACACTATAAAAATTGCCCATCAAAACTTCTGGCTGGCAACCGGATCTAATATTGTGGGTGTAGTAATGGGAGCCACAGGAGTTCTTACACCGGTTATGGCTGGCATGCTGCATATACTCCACACTCTGGGCGTCATTGCCAATTCTTCAAGACTTTTGAGCCATTCCCCGCAACCTCTCGAACTAAAATCAGGTAAAATAAATGAACTTTCATAA
- a CDS encoding HMA2 domain-containing protein: MNFHKLVDLEKYLDVAHHVPGRIRVKFSPLILTKPAALSAMREHSDLPAAITSARVNMAARSVVIEYNPEEIFPEVIEELINGVDKNKKVQIISELYGKLMNHPA, translated from the coding sequence ATGAACTTTCATAAACTTGTTGATTTGGAAAAATATCTAGATGTCGCCCATCATGTACCCGGACGCATCAGGGTTAAATTCAGTCCACTTATCCTCACTAAACCTGCTGCCCTTTCAGCCATGCGTGAGCACTCAGATTTACCTGCGGCAATCACAAGTGCAAGGGTAAACATGGCTGCTCGCTCAGTGGTTATCGAATATAATCCAGAAGAAATATTTCCTGAGGTAATCGAGGAACTTATTAACGGCGTAGATAAAAACAAAAAAGTTCAAATCATCAGTGAGCTATACGGCAAACTGATGAACCATCCTGCATAA
- a CDS encoding heavy metal translocating P-type ATPase: protein MIGIPHRKKRFEIVHELPYRIRLKSLVILTPALDLNYLQAIIESLHGVESARVNGPAFSITVEYDGTPSTRTAIIENLNSIPDDAFFTNNTKEHGVDLIEVSAKAAAAAATPFLPLPVQAAASWMLAIPGIANGLETLLSRGVKIEVLDGTVKALSLLRGDYFTSNSVGALLSLGEYLEDQSEQKSTDLLKTLLKPQVEKIWIERDGREIEIDFNDLTAGNIVICGAGELIPVEGVIIEGDASVNQSSITGESVPVHLQPGDQTLSGAVIEEGTLKIRADKIGAETGMARINRFLETSLRSQSKNQIKSAELADKLVPLTFGAGLGVYALTRDITRAASVLTVDYSCAIKLSTPVATRTSMFTASQTGILFKGGQALDNLAAIDTLVFDKTGTLTKGELKVTEIVPMPLYTEEELLSIAAGAEEHYAHPVAKAVVTEAKSQKVNMPKVSGVDFIVAHGVSAFVDGKRVLVGSQHFIEEDEKIDCSFMEKKARQLRNAGDNLVFVAMEGKLIGLIAMRDELRPEALEALEAFKSAGIKRIEILTGDHREAALALVSQLSPVDAVHWELKPEDKAAIIENLKKDGAKVGFAGDGVNDTPALICADVGICMPSGADLARESAQVIMLNEDLRTLVEARHIACNNRETLTSCLWSAVAINTATLVLAGMGKISTLAAAMTHNLSTVGILGYAAFKTSPTSCKSILPKIAKENV from the coding sequence ATGATTGGAATTCCACATAGAAAAAAGCGTTTTGAAATTGTCCATGAACTGCCATATAGGATCAGGTTAAAATCTCTGGTAATTCTAACTCCAGCTCTAGACCTCAATTATCTGCAAGCAATAATTGAGTCCCTTCATGGAGTAGAGTCTGCACGGGTTAATGGGCCAGCTTTTTCAATCACAGTTGAATATGACGGAACCCCCTCCACTCGCACTGCAATAATTGAAAACCTTAATTCTATACCTGATGATGCTTTTTTTACAAACAACACAAAAGAGCATGGAGTTGACCTGATTGAGGTTAGTGCCAAAGCAGCAGCAGCGGCAGCCACTCCTTTTCTCCCCTTACCTGTACAGGCAGCAGCAAGCTGGATGTTAGCAATCCCAGGCATAGCCAATGGGCTGGAAACACTTTTAAGCCGAGGGGTCAAAATAGAGGTCCTGGATGGAACAGTTAAAGCTCTTTCATTGCTGCGAGGTGACTATTTCACTTCAAACTCAGTAGGAGCCTTGCTCAGTCTAGGAGAATATCTAGAAGATCAATCTGAACAAAAATCTACAGACTTGCTTAAAACCCTGTTAAAACCACAAGTCGAAAAAATATGGATTGAACGTGACGGGCGTGAAATAGAAATAGATTTTAATGACCTAACGGCCGGAAATATTGTAATTTGCGGTGCCGGAGAACTCATTCCCGTTGAAGGCGTAATTATTGAAGGAGATGCTTCAGTCAATCAAAGCTCTATCACGGGAGAATCTGTACCTGTTCATTTACAACCCGGAGACCAGACCTTATCCGGAGCTGTTATAGAAGAAGGAACTCTTAAAATAAGAGCAGATAAAATCGGTGCGGAAACTGGAATGGCACGCATTAACCGTTTTCTGGAAACATCTCTGCGTTCACAATCTAAGAATCAAATTAAATCAGCTGAACTTGCCGACAAACTCGTTCCACTCACTTTTGGTGCAGGACTTGGAGTTTATGCTCTTACCAGAGACATCACTAGAGCCGCTTCGGTCTTAACAGTAGATTACTCATGTGCCATAAAACTTTCCACACCGGTTGCAACAAGAACCTCCATGTTCACAGCCAGTCAAACTGGAATACTTTTTAAAGGCGGACAGGCTCTAGATAACCTTGCTGCTATCGACACCCTTGTATTTGATAAAACAGGAACTCTGACCAAAGGGGAGCTTAAGGTTACTGAAATAGTTCCCATGCCTCTTTATACAGAGGAAGAACTCCTTTCGATTGCAGCTGGGGCAGAGGAACATTACGCTCATCCAGTTGCCAAGGCTGTGGTGACCGAAGCAAAAAGTCAAAAAGTTAATATGCCGAAAGTAAGCGGAGTTGACTTTATCGTGGCTCACGGAGTTTCCGCTTTTGTTGACGGAAAACGCGTCTTGGTCGGAAGTCAGCATTTCATTGAAGAAGATGAAAAAATTGATTGTTCATTTATGGAGAAAAAAGCCCGCCAGCTACGTAATGCCGGAGATAATTTGGTATTTGTAGCTATGGAAGGAAAGCTTATAGGGTTGATCGCAATGCGAGACGAGCTACGCCCCGAAGCCCTTGAAGCTTTAGAAGCCTTTAAAAGCGCTGGTATAAAACGCATTGAAATACTTACTGGAGACCACCGCGAAGCAGCTCTAGCCCTCGTAAGCCAACTTTCCCCCGTAGACGCCGTGCACTGGGAACTAAAACCAGAAGATAAGGCCGCCATTATTGAAAATCTTAAAAAAGATGGTGCAAAAGTCGGATTTGCTGGAGACGGTGTGAATGACACCCCGGCACTGATATGTGCTGATGTGGGTATCTGCATGCCTTCTGGAGCAGATTTGGCCCGAGAATCTGCACAAGTTATTATGCTAAATGAAGATTTACGAACTCTTGTGGAAGCCCGTCACATTGCTTGCAACAACCGGGAAACATTAACCTCCTGCCTATGGTCGGCAGTAGCAATTAATACCGCAACCCTTGTACTTGCAGGAATGGGCAAGATCTCTACCCTTGCAGCCGCCATGACCCACAACTTAAGCACAGTCGGCATCTTAGGATACGCTGCATTCAAAACATCCCCGACGTCCTGCAAATCGATTTTACCGAAAATTGCAAAGGAGAATGTGTAA